In a single window of the Nakaseomyces glabratus chromosome B, complete sequence genome:
- the TAG1 gene encoding Tag1p (CAGL0B04939g~Ortholog(s) have fungal-type vacuole membrane localization), which translates to METQSLLPNERPNGYSYTGDELPSDGQENGIEPTVMVQRKKQWYLNWKVLLSLFILVNLVIVSLVVVSWIPDTDEMQDKFGRITNGKLESFHIDGWLDEDNGGLNTEYGKELQISTSMKVWFDYDLLEDVEERKKFKRLSEGIIKSFCFNVQNISTYDSSTFLGSLRIVEPICLDLKDGYVNTINVTVLVKPKMIKIVGVLKKLWRHEYDNLNIRSHLDINVHKYLIPGMHFKDIRVKWDDFIDWDKIAISVKELHDLLQRSNLGLKTINVKEQTNGFHVRLVPKVTDLVNDISRFLRHRLFFNQAFVIPALKLDVKVPDCLELFSIGLSNAYIRTEEFRFDPRVDLEDSQEPIELQCELEAPLPEQFITQECWSFNGHRITPLTKMLNKLLNSKDKVGVGISADVLDQKHDKNQMMSQLLVAVGYVPVYGHISVNSSTLLQECVLEDISLKWQDGRLKFVGSIHEQVNLSFYEPMLYKNDDSDDRNSTDAITVTGIKGKIKLYHEGVHFLNVPMEEWIPVNSVIERDDCGTPQLVVDVDVGSDNVEVLNKWELSKVFNEMVFQGETQVEYRNALDVQVTTLLGGFDVLGLEWTGETTVT; encoded by the coding sequence ATGGAGACTCAGTCGCTTTTGCCAAATGAAAGGCCTAATGGTTATTCATATACAGGTGATGAGTTGCCATCCGATGGACAAGAAAATGGCATCGAACCCACTGTCATGGTTCAGAGAAAGAAGCAATGGTATCTTAATTGGAAggttcttctttctctgtTTATTTTGGTTAATCTAGTTATTGTCAGCCTTGTTGTTGTCTCATGGATACCTGATACTGACGAGATGCAAGACAAGTTTGGGAGGATAACCAACGGTAAGTTAGAAAGCTTTCATATTGATGGTTGGCTAGATGAGGATAACGGTGGGTTGAATACTGAGTATGGAAaagaattacaaatatcTACATCAATGAAAGTATGGTTTGACTATGATCTTTTAGAGGATGTTGAAGAGCGTAAAAAGTTTAAACGTCTTAGCGAAGGTATAATTAAaagtttttgtttcaatgtTCAAAACATAAGCACATATGATTCGAGCACCTTTTTGGGCAGCTTGAGAATAGTTGAACCAATTTGTTTGGATTTAAAGGATGGGTATGTCAATACCATAAATGTTACTGTACTGGTGAAACCAAAAATGATCAAGATCGTGGGTGTTCTGAAGAAGCTATGGAGGCATGAATATGATAACTTGAATATTCGCTCACATTTGGATATTAATGTTcacaaatatttgattCCGGGAATGCATTTTAAGGATATAAGAGTTAAATGGGATGATTTTATAGATTGGGATAAAATTGCTATTAGTGTTAAAGAATTACACGATTTACTACAGAGGAGCAATCTCGGATTAAAGACGATAAATGTGAAAGAGCAAACAAACGGGTTCCATGTACGACTAGTGCCAAAGGTGACCGATCTTGTCAATGATATCAGTCGATTTCTTAGGCATCGCCTATTCTTTAACCAGGCATTTGTAATCCCGGCCCTTAAATTAGATGTTAAAGTTCCCGATTGTTTGGAGCTTTTTAGTATTGGGTTGTCTAATGCTTATATAAGGACTGAAGAGTTTAGGTTTGATCCACGAGTTGATCTTGAAGATTCACAAGAGCCTATTGAATTACAATGTGAGCTAGAAGCCCCGTTACCTGAACAATTCATCACTCAGGAGTGTTGGAGTTTTAATGGGCATCGAATTACTCCCTTGACCAAGATGTTAAACAAGCTATTGAACTCCAAGGATAAAGTTGGAGTTGGTATTTCTGCTGATGTTTTAGATCAGAAGCATGataaaaatcaaatgatGTCTCAATTATTAGTAGCAGTTGGATATGTGCCTGTATATGGCCATATTTCGGTGAATAGTTCTACACTATTACAGGAATGCGTGCTAGAAGATATCAGTTTGAAATGGCAGGATGGTCGTTTGAAATTTGTCGGTAGTATTCATGAGCAAGTCAACTTATCATTTTACGAACCGATGCTATACAAGAATGACGATAGTGATGATAGAAATAGCACCGATGCCATAACTGTGACTGGTATAAAGGGCAAGATCAAACTATATCACGAAGGGGTGCATTTCTTAAACGTTCCCATGGAGGAATGGATCCCGGTCAACTCAGTAATCGAAAGGGACGATTGTGGGACACCTCAGCTTGTGGTTGATGTAGATGTTGGCAGCGACAATGTCGAGGTATTAAACAAGTGGGAGTTGAGTAAAGTATTTAACGAGATGGTGTTTCAAGGTGAAACCCAGGTAGAGTATCGAAACGCGCTGGACGTGCAAGTAACTACACTACTGGGTGGATTCGATGTCTTAGGGCTGGAATGGACAGGAGAGACCACAGTGACATAG
- the DPH5 gene encoding diphthine synthase (CAGL0B04961g~Ortholog(s) have diphthine synthase activity, role in peptidyl-diphthamide biosynthetic process from peptidyl-histidine and cytosol, nucleus localization): MLYLIGLGLSYKSDITVRGLEAVKNCTRVYLEHYTSILMAASKEELEEFYGKEVILADRELVESGSADILRDADKENVAFLVVGDPFGATTHTDLVLRAKKDKIPVEVIHNASVMNAVGSCGLQLYNFGQTISMVFFTDSWRPDSWYDKVMENRKIGLHTLVLLDIKVKEQSLENMARGRLIYEPPRYMSIAQCCQQLLEIEELRAEKAYTADTPVVGISRLGSPTQSFKAGTIKELAEYDAGEPLHSLVILGRQSHELELEYLLEFTDNKEKFKNDVIADQEYFKPAPWVPPVEEED, translated from the coding sequence ATGTTGTATCTTATTGGGTTGGGTCTATCATACAAGAGTGATATAACTGTACGTGGTTTGGAAGCCGTCAAGAATTGTACTAGAGTGTATCTAGAGCACTACACAAGTATTTTGATGGCTGCttccaaagaagaattaGAAGAATTCTACGGGAAAGAAGTTATTTTGGCAGATAGAGAGTTAGTTGAAAGTGGCTCTGCCGATATTTTGCGTGATGCagacaaagaaaatgttgCATTTTTGGTTGTCGGCGATCCTTTTGGTGCTACTACACATACTGATCTTGTTCTTAGAGCTAAGAAGGATAAAATCCCAGTAGAGGTAATCCACAATGCATCTGTTATGAATGCCGTGGGATCATGTGGTTTGCAACTCTATAACTTTGGCCAAACAATCTCCATGGTTTTCTTCACAGATAGTTGGAGACCAGATTCTTGGTATGACAAGGTCATGGAGAATAGGAAAATTGGCCTTCACACACTTGTACTACTAGATATCAAGGTCAAGGAACAAAGTTTAGAAAACATGGCAAGAGGCAGACTAATCTACGAGCCACCAAGATACATGAGCATCGCTCAATGCTGCCAACAGCTACTGGAAATCGAGGAACTACGGGCCGAAAAAGCATACACTGCAGATACCCCAGTTGTAGGTATTAGCAGATTAGGCTCTCCAACACAAAGTTTTAAGGCCGGTACTATAAAAGAGCTTGCAGAATATGATGCGGGGGAGCCATTGCATTCTCTGGTCATTCTAGGTAGACAATCTCATGAACTGGAATTGGAGTATCTATTGGAATTTACTGACAACAAAGAGAAGTTTAAAAACGACGTTATAGCAGATCAGGAATACTTTAAACCAGCTCCCTGGGTTCCtcctgttgaagaagaagactaA
- the APS1 gene encoding Aps1p (CAGL0B04983g~Ortholog(s) have clathrin binding activity, role in Golgi to vacuole transport, endosomal transport and AP-1 adaptor complex, cytosol, endosome, nucleus localization) has translation MTHLKYLLLVSRQGKVRLSKWYAPLSTKEKAKIIKDLTPTILARKPKMCNILEYSDHKVVFRRYASLYFICGITIGHDNELLTLELIHRYVETMDTYFENVCELDIIFNFHKAYDILDELVMCDGAIAESSKKEVLHHIAVMDQLEGNDTLERVLS, from the coding sequence ATGACTCATCTCAAATATCTACTCCTCGTTTCAAGACAAGGCAAAGTAAGATTGTCAAAATGGTACGCACCTCTGAGTACAAAAGAGAAAGCAAAAATTATCAAGGATTTAACCCCAACAATACTTGCACGAAAACCTAAAATGTGTAACATACTGGAATATTCTGATCATAAAGTTGTATTCAGGAGATACGCTAGTCTATATTTCATATGTGGGATAACCATAGGCCATGATAATGAACTACTCACTTTAGAGTTAATCCATAGGTATGTGGAGACAATGGACACATATTTTGAGAATGTTTGTGAACTAGatataatattcaatttcCACAAGGCGTATGATATCCTAGATGAGCTAGTCATGTGTGATGGAGCAATAGCTGAATCAAGCAAAAAAGAAGTACTACACCACATTGCGGTAATGGATCAATTGGAAGGAAACGACACACTGGAGCGTGTACTGAGTTAA
- the IRC20 gene encoding E3 ubiquitin-protein ligase IRC20 (CAGL0B05049g~Ortholog(s) have ubiquitin-protein transferase activity, role in double-strand break repair via nonhomologous end joining, double-strand break repair via synthesis-dependent strand annealing and mitochondrion, nucleus localization): MHTDSVNCRIVGFSEVEYGTAITEREKASSWLKNKRLIHVGILTLTILRPTEGYPSDLKEMNVSILPIQTESEDKKMSMFRLKLYNQKGILLFSLEPETETSTINHYFRILNEKYIDQKVILNNEKLRSEAGIKQKRKKRKIAFGLIQPTRNYKDILVTKQALTFNQNSKVWQIHVSFSVIANQDKRNKFTADVNALLQDISTSLIPASNELYLPKMTSNYVQSHFNQYIISCTNERLKNLRANRQYTAVDSVINGKLFPFQKDSLLWLLEKEHYFDCNVSKTTTSDQKHEDSVSELLYFLNHSVSFGYSTIKDLVSKQFYFWNKYTGYILSQEEVRSLKSSFNEYEVGAKGVLAEEMGLGKTLEILALICINKRKYKADEPLDFVSESGKVISKCSTTLIVCPGSILKQWIDEMQSTHPAIKIYHYGGFIAVKKEFACDNINTIVQKLSQYDIVITSYNVVSNEVHYAQFNNAFRQNRRRHVQYDYSSPLSLMQFYRIILDELQMLHSGSTKAAICTSLLHRVHTWGVSGTPIQKVRDFQTILSYLKIHPFSEFPELIKNLDNASVGLTEMYSAENGCPINEIEVIKNGINTNLSDLFYIFKQYDIAIRHSKANVSSQIKIPKQHLLLIPLKFTPIEWESYLEVWKSFLEDSGFNPDGTNSTHLTNQQLNQWLHKLRYICCHAVLPHSASINNITTANEIHTLNDILKKMKAEAEDKVESLYREQFQLLIRSAQFDIEEQGRYNFAIDCLLSLEKNIFDRLKPLTKSSNDILNFLEYLDIADSHASSKSCRHLLELLHQCYFFIATAYYYLGSYQIECKQDAGIPIRQDDLCNDETLKNHFSPDEIKSIAYHKNLEDEYYSRAENIRRSILKGRIAKFEQELDEVQKSHFPTKAIMLIKFEELPNCSISLSTNKCYSKLLDLFSKLDEQAIQSNRQINLLYDLLSMPIIKEYDSDTPEKTHEYASSIEDQDKIYALFDCLEKLISNREEIVRAEEEVTPPKISLSLYENLSTYHTELLKDQILISGTPFKTIFDDLENVRIVHRISKKQSNDKSFEASLLSYKKCLKKIRKENAQLRSYLQALNTVYNAKVDYYAYLQRISDSVVPLSQLDSTTLSSLRKFISNVNKKQELQRKIVSTESRVKYLHNLSTLTYEAQKNTTMECSICLQPITNGAMVNCGHLFCTSCIFSWLKNRKTCPLCKHPTSNCEVYNFTFKLESGSSRKTKCDNKTRHHRYPNMQNFENTLDSLFLTKYERFKQSKTTADIIIKESYGSKIDFIIKLVLFLLHQSEIEDATRPQILMYSQSFDFMKVVSQVLSLHNINNICCLQNNRNVGDMIARFKKTSDITCLLLNIRSLGAGLNLLNARHIFLLDPILNVNEEIQAMSRNNRIGQRQETYVWNFMLENTVEESIMRYKCVLENQNRHKREERSMPMYEQSEQLDVTDSEVCISDFSNEVVSEQHIRNCLFLK, translated from the coding sequence ATGCATACCGATTCAGTGAATTGCCGTATTGTCGGTTTCAGTGAAGTTGAATATGGTACAGCTATAACTGAGAGGGAGAAAGCTAGTAGTTGGCTTAAAAACAAGCGTCTAATTCATGTTGGGATACTGACATTAACAATATTACGACCAACAGAAGGGTACCCATCTGATCTAAAGGAGATGAATGTATCAATCTTACCCATTCAGACGGAAAGTGAAGATAAGAAAATGTCCATGTTTAGATTGAAGTTATACAATCAAAAAGGTAtattacttttttctttggaaCCTGAGACAGAAACATCAACGATTAATCATTATTTTAGAATactaaatgaaaaatatatagatCAGAAAGTTATACTGAATAATGAGAAGCTGAGAAGCGAAGCTGGAATTAAacagaaaaggaaaaaaaggaaaattgCTTTTGGATTAATCCAACCAACAAGAAATTATAAAGACATACTAGTAACTAAACAAGCACTGACTTTCAATCAAAATTCCAAAGTTTGGCAAATTCACGTATCTTTTTCTGTTATTGCCAACCAAGACAAACGAAATAAATTTACTGCCGATGTAAATGCTCTACTTCAAGATATTTCTACATCTTTAATACCAGCCTCAAATGAACTTTATCTTCCAAAAATGACTTCTAACTATGTTCAATCTCATTTCAATCAGTATATTATATCATGCACAAATGAAAGACTAAAAAATTTGAGGGCAAATCGACAATATACAGCAGTTGATTCTGTTATAAATGGTAAACTATTCCCATTTCAAAAAGACTCACTATTGTGGCTTCTCGAGAAGGAGCACTATTTTGACTGTAATGTAAGCAAAACTACTACTAGTGATCAAAAACACGAAGATAGTGTATCTGAGTTGTTGTATTTTCTGAACCATTCTGTATCTTTTGGTTACTCAACCATAAAAGATTTAGTGTCAAAacagttttatttttggaaCAAGTATACCGGCTATATACTTTCTCAGGAAGAAGTTCGGTCCTTAAAGTCTAGCTTTAATGAATACGAAGTAGGAGCCAAAGGTGTCTTAGCTGAAGAAATGGGTTTGGGAAAAACACTAGAAATACTTGCTCTGATATGTATCaacaagagaaaatataaagCGGATGAACCCCTTGATTTTGTAAGTGAATCAGGTAAAGTTATTTCTAAGTGCTCTACTACTCTGATCGTTTGCCCAGGATCAATCTTAAAACAGTGGATTGACGAAATGCAGTCTACGCATCCTGCGATTAAAATTTATCACTATGGGGGATTTATTGCAGTTAAGAAGGAATTTGCGTgtgataatattaatactATTGTACAGAAACTGTCTCAATATGATATTGTTATAACATCTTATAATGTTGTTTCAAATGAAGTCCATTATGCGCAATTTAATAATGCCTTTCGCCAAAATCGTCGCCGCCATGTTCAATACGATTACTCTTCTCCGCTTTCCCTAATGCAATTTTACAGAATTATTCTGGACGAACTACAAATGCTTCACAGCGGTAGTACCAAGGCTGCTATTTGTACATCTCTTCTACACAGAGTACATACATGGGGTGTTTCAGGTACACCAATTCAAAAAGTCAGGGATTTTCAGACTATATtatcatatttgaaaatacaTCCCTTTTCAGAATTTCCTGAACTTATAAAGAATTTAGATAATGCTTCTGTTGGATTAACTGAGATGTACTCAGCAGAAAATGGATGTCCCATAAACGAAATTGAAGTTATCAAGAATGGAATTAATACCAATCTTTCTGACCTATTCTACATATTTAAGCAATATGATATTGCAATTAGACATTCAAAAGCGAACGTTTCAAGtcaaatcaaaattccAAAACAACACCTTTTATTAATCCCTCTAAAATTTACTCCTATCGAATGGGAAAGTTACCTTGAAGTTTGGAAATCGTTCCTTGAAGATTCAGGGTTTAATCCGGATGGCACAAATTCTACCCATTTAACCAATCAACAATTAAACCAGTGGCTTCACAAATTGAGATATATTTGCTGTCACGCAGTTCTTCCTCATTCGGCTTCAATCAACAATATCACGACAGCAAACGAAATTCATACTCTAAACGACatcttaaaaaaaatgaaggcAGAAGCGGAAGATAAGGTGGAATCGTTATATAGAGAGCAATTTCAGTTACTAATCCGAAGTGCTCAATTTGATATAGAAGAACAAGGAAGATATAACTTTGCGATTGATTGTTTGCTTAGCCTAGAGAAGAATATTTTCGACAGATTAAAACCACTTACCAAATCTTCTAATGATATTCTAAATTTCCTCGAATATCTCGATATAGCGGATTCACATGcatcttcaaaatcatGTCGGCATTTACTAGAACTATTACATCAGTGCTATTTCTTTATCGCCACAGCTTACTATTATTTAGGATCATACCAAATTGAATGCAAACAAGATGCTGGCATTCCTATTAGGCAGGATGATTTATGTAATGATGAGACACTAAAAAATCATTTCTCCCCTGATGAAATAAAGTCGATTGCATATCATAAAAATTTAGAAGACGAATATTATTCTCGTGCTGAAAATATCAGAAGATCCATTCTTAAGGGCAGAATAGCAAAATTTGAGCAAGAATTGGATGAGGTTCAAAAATCGCATTTTCCAACTAAAGCCATTAtgttaataaaatttgaagaattgcCTAACTGCTCCATTTCCTTATCAACTAATAAATGTTACAGTAAACTTTTGGATTTGTTCAGTAAATTGGATGAACAAGCAATACAATCAAACAGACAGATAAATCTGCTATATGATCTACTTTCCATGCCTATAATAAAAGAGTATGATAGTGATACACCCGAAAAAACTCATGAATATGCATCATCCATTGAGGATCAAGATAAAATTTACGCATTATTTGATTGCTTAGAAAAGTTGATTTCCAATAGAGAGGAAATTGTAAGGGCCGAAGAGGAAGTAACACCACCAAAAATAAGTTTAAGTCTTTATGAGAATTTGTCTACATATCATACAGAGTTACTGAAAGATCAAATTCTCATTTCTGGTACCCCGTTTAAGACGATATTCGATGACTTGGAAAATGTTAGAATTGTTCACAGAATATCCAAAAAACAATCTAATGATAAATCCTTTGAGGCATCTTTGCTCTCTTATAAAAAATGTCTGAAGAAAATTCGAAAAGAGAATGCACAACTGAGAAGTTACTTACAAGCGTTAAATACTGTTTACAACGCAAAAGTGGACTACTATGCTTATCTACAAAGAATTTCAGACTCGGTTGTTCCACTATCTCAACTTGATAGTACTACTCTCAGCAGCTTGAGAAAATTTATCTCAAATgtgaataaaaaacaaGAGCTTCAAAGAAAGATCGTTAGTACGGAGTCTAGAGTGAAATACTTACATAACTTGTCGACTCTAACATATGAAGCCCAGAAAAACACGACCATGGAATGTTCAATATGCTTACAACCAATCACTAATGGTGCTATGGTGAACTGTGGCCATCTATTTTGTACATCATGTATATTTTCATGGCTGAAGAACAGGAAAACTTGCCCACTTTGCAAACACCCAACCTCTAATTGTGAAGTTTATAATTTCACCTTCAAACTTGAAAGCGgaagttcaagaaaaacaaaatgtgATAACAAAACTCGCCACCACAGATATCCAAACATGCAAAATTTCGAGAACACACTTGACTCTTTGTTTTTAACTAAATATGAAAGGTTTAAACAAAGCAAAACAACTGCAGACATCATTATCAAGGAGAGCTATGGCTCCAAAATTGACTTTATTATTAAGTTAGTGCTATTTCTGTTACACCAGAGTGAAATAGAGGATGCGACAAGACCACAAATTTTAATGTATTCACAAAGCTTTGATTTTATGAAAGTTGTCTCTCAAGTTTTATCGCTGCataacatcaacaacataTGCTGCCTACAAAATAATCGTAATGTTGGAGATATGATTGCGCGATTCAAAAAAACCAGCGATATAACATGCCTCCTACTTAATATTCGTTCATTGGGAGCAGGGCTCAATCTGCTGAACGCGAGACACATTTTTCTATTAGATCCAATCCTTAATGTGAATGAAGAAATTCAAGCTATGAGTAGAAATAACCGAATTGGTCAACGCCAAGAAACCTATGTTTGGAATTTCATGCTTGAAAATACAGTGGAAGAAAGTATTATGCGATATAAATGTGTGCTCGAAAATCAGAATAGGCACAAGAGAGAAGAAAGGTCGATGCCAATGTATGAACAAAGTGAGCAGCTGGACGTAACTGACAGTGAAGTTTGCATCAGtgatttttcaaatgaGGTGGTCTCTGAGCAACATATTAGGAATTGCTTATTCTTGAAGTGA